A single region of the Cyanobacteria bacterium GSL.Bin1 genome encodes:
- a CDS encoding zinc ribbon domain-containing protein encodes MPLYEFECETCGVFEAWRTIALRDSAPNCPTCDGKSQRIFSVPHFNLSSGGAFLKARQTSEPKLEKREKEPSQPSYQSHKRVELGSCRRHRPWMIGH; translated from the coding sequence ATGCCGTTATATGAGTTTGAATGTGAGACTTGCGGTGTTTTTGAAGCGTGGCGTACCATTGCGCTTCGAGATTCTGCCCCGAATTGTCCCACTTGTGATGGGAAAAGCCAACGCATTTTTTCGGTTCCCCACTTTAATCTCAGTTCTGGTGGCGCTTTCTTGAAAGCCAGACAAACCAGTGAACCGAAATTAGAAAAACGAGAGAAAGAACCCTCGCAACCCAGCTACCAAAGCCATAAGCGCGTAGAGCTTGGCTCGTGTCGAAGACATCGGCCTTGGATGATTGGTCATTAG